Genomic DNA from Candidatus Paceibacter sp.:
TGTGATAACACATGGTAGTATCTAAATAGCGATCACACACCACATGTTGCGCTTCACACAGTTTCCTTATTTCAACGGAAGATTGAGCTACCCCAGCTAAATAAAACAAAAATCTGGATATCAAGTCAGCCTTTTCATCAACCACCGAACGAATTGGACTGAATAATGAAGCTGGTGTTTTATAAAATACCGCTCCAAGTTTTTCAGCAAGTATCTTGCCAACAGTCGTTTTTCCACAACCACTTAACCCTTCCAAAACGAGAAACATATGCTTCATCTGATGCACCCTTTCAAATAAAAAATTTTATTAAAGCTACTATATTTACTGCTTGCAATAATAAGATATGCCGTGTAATATGTCAATATATGGCAAAGTCATCACAAAATGATATTGAATTAGAATTAAGGGCAGAAATTTCTAATATTAAATTTAATAGCTTGTTAGATAAATTAAGACAAACAGCAAAATTAACATCCCGTTCAAAAAGATTGTCGGTAATGTTTTTGGGTGAAATTAACAAGCTAAATTTTGATATAAGGGCGCGTATCAGTTCAGGCGGAAAAGCGGAAATAATGCTTAAAAAGGGCGATTTTCACGCTCACAACAGAGTAGAATCATCACAGGAGATTAACCCAAATCAATTTTTGGGAATTGTTAAAATTCTTTCTAACTTTAATTTTCAATCAAAGGTGACAGAAAGAGAAAACTTTGTTTTTGACCTGAACAATAATATGTGCCTAGTATTGGTAAAAGCCAACAATATCTTTTACGCGGAGATTGAAAAGATGTCTAGCGCAGAAGAACTAGAAGAAAATAGAAAACAATTAATTGAAACACTTTCTGAATTAGGCCTTAAACCTATTAACGAAACGCAGTTTAATGAATTATGTAATCGTCTTACAAAAAAATCCGACTGGATTTTTGAAGGCTCACAAGCTCATTTTAAAAAACTGGAAAATATGTTAAAAGGCTATTGATTAATTTGGTTTTTGTTTTTCAATAGAAATAAAGAAATATCTGCCCTTTACCGTATTTGCCACTCCTAATCTACGTTTCTCGTTTGTCGTTTTAAAGTCTATTATTTTTTTAAATTTTTCAAAACTTAAAAAATATTTTCCACAATCGCCCAAAACGTGTTTGTAATAAAAATTCCAGATTTTTGACAAAAAGCTGTAATTTTTAGGGTCATCTATATCCACAATAATTAATTGTTTTGAAATCTTTTTCAAATTATCAATCGCCTTTGTTTGATTTTTCCAATCTAAGTGATGCAACGTGTTTTTAAATATTACCAGATCAAATATTTTTTTGTATGGCAAATTTAAAATATTGTGATTTGTAAAAATAATTCCCAAGTTTTCTTTTTTTGCCATTTTAATTATTTTCCAAGAAATATCGTTCCCCATACATATTTTTGGGTTGTATGTCTTACGTAACTTATTTAAGAGAGAACTATCGCCACAAGAAACATCCAACACGCTATCAGGTCGTTCGGTTATCATGTTAAATATTACACGATCTATTTTATTTGAGGCCATACTGCCGATTGGTTTTATTATGTAATTGTGCGCAATGTATAATGGAAAAGATATTTTTTTAACACTATCAATTTCTTCGCTTGGGACTTTGGCATTTTTTTCGGCAATTCTTTTATTTGCCATAATAATAATCTTATCGTTCTGATAGGCTGTTTTAATTGAAGTTTCTTTTGTGAATAAATTCTTTATATTTTTAGAACAATCTGAAACCTTGCCTCTACTTAAAGCCACAAAAGCAATTCCAATATGCAACAACGATTTTCCCCCACAAGTGAACAGATTTTTAACTATTGCAACCGGCTCTGTTTCGTCAATTTCAAGGCCAGTTTCTTTTAAAACAACCCTATGGACAGCATCCTCAATATTTTCGTTATCCAATATATAACCGCCAGGAATTTCCCATCCTATGTTCTTATTAAAATCCCTAACCAAAAGAATTTACTTTTCTGAGTTATATACAACAACAGCAACAAAATAGTGAGTTTTTTTATAAAAACAAAAGACATCTTCGGAAACGCGCTCTTCATACACAAGCTCTGGTAATTTATAAACTTCTTTATAAATAGTAATAATGTTTCCGGGTAGCATACTCAAACAAATATATAGCTTATACTTCTTTTTTTCAATGTAAAACCACATCGAATATAAAAGCCGGACGTCAAGCCTCGACGTCCGGTCCGACTTCGGTTCAACCTAGATCTCCTGCCACTCGGTCGTTATTTTCTCCACCTGAAGGTTTACAGTCGTCGTCTGGACGTTGCCGCCATTGTCTTTAGCCTCAATATTTATTGGGTAAGTTCCGGAGGTTGTTGAACCTGGAATGTTTCTGACCCTGAATTTTATATCCTGCGAACCAGTCAACTGAAAATTAATATTTCCCGAACTTTTCCATGTATAACCGCCGTCTTCCGAGAACTCGGCCACCGCCTTTGTCTTGTCTATGGCGGATGGCAAAACAGCATTCAAGTTAATATTTCCGTCAGATATTCCGGAAAAAACTATTGTTGTTTCGCTAGAATCGGCGCTTAAACCTTCAACAATCGTAGCAAATATGATATTGTCGGAAGAAACAATGGCAAACCCTTTTAAAAATGAAGCATTTACGGTTATATCCGCGTTTTTCATTGTGATTGTGCAAGTTTTTTGATTATTATTTTTTTCTTCGCAGGAAACACCCGTCCAACCGCCAAATCCCGAACCGGTGTCAGCGTTTGCCGTAAGCGTAACTTTAACATTAGAATCTTCGTCAAAAGATTCTGAACAATCGGAACCGCAGTTTATACCGGATGGATTGCTGGTGACAACGCCAGATCCGCTGCCGGATTTCGTTACCAAAAGAACGGCCTTGTTTATTTTAACGGCGTCGCAGGAAGCGTTTGTTCCGCCGCCGGAACCGTTGCATGTCCAGTTCCAGGTTGTGCCGCCGTCGGCGACAGCCGAAGCCGAACCGGCGGAACACAGATTGGTTGTCGGCGGATTCTCGTAACTGCCGCCGGCTGCCGAGCCGCACGCGCCGTTTACCCCCGGTTCGCAAACAGGAATTTTTGAATAGCTCCCGGAATTAAATATTCCGACAGCGACATGGTCCTGGTTCATTGCGCAGTTGGTACCTCCGGCGCAACTTCCGTACAGCCACCCGCCCCACGACGAACCGGCGAAGGGCGTTATTGTCCATCCTTTAATAATCGTGATTCTGCTTGTTTCTCCATATGCGTCATCATACGGATATTCGTAACTGCATGCGTTAGACATTCCTTTATCGTTTTTATCGCAAGTATTGTCGCCTGTCACCGTACCATAGCTTGTTTTATTGAACCATTCTGTCGAATGATTATTTTTTATCGTTCCGCCGCCGGATCCGACGACCGACACCCTTAAAAACTTGTTGCCGTTCTCAAAATTGCAAGGATGTTCAGGCGCCTCCGCGTCGTAGTAATTATAATTGGAACATATCCCTCCGGATTTGCACGCTCTTATGGCGTAATAATAACGTTGTCCGGCATTTTTGACGGTACCCCCGTCATTGTAGGATGTTGTGTTAGCGCCAGGCGACGCAACCGTAACAACACCATCAAACATAAAACTTGTGGCGCGATATATTTCGTAATAATCTTCGTCACTAACATCATTCCATGTTAAAAATATTCTGCCAATTTCTCCGCAATTTCCTTTAGTGGCCATAAAGTTTTCCGGCGCTTTCCATCCGGAAGTGGGGCAGGTTGCCGCCGGCAAGTTCTTGCACATCGCCGGAGACTGGGCGTCTATACCGGAAGAATAAGCGGAACAATTGCCGGAAGAATCACAGGCTCTGATTTTGTAATTATGCGTTTCGCTCACGCCCAAACTTTCATCAACATAGGAAGACGCGCTTCCGCCATTAACCTTTATCGTTTCGGAATTGTTTTTTAACAAATTATAGTATGCCGCGCCGCTAACAATGTTCCATTGCAATGTAATTTTGCCTGTTTCGCACGGACCGGTAATGGCTTTAAGCCCTGTCGGCGTATCAGGAGGTTTAATTGATGAAGATGAAGATGAAGATGAAGATGAAGATGAAGATGAAGATGAATCATTATCAAAAGTGGCGGTGATTGTTATATTGGCGTCGCTGTTTACTGTGACAGTGCAGGTAGGATTTTTATCGCAAGCGGCGGTAGTACCTCCATCAACCGTCCAGCCGACAAAACTGTCTGTAGATAAAGCATCGGTAGTGTTTGCCGTAAGGGTGACGGCTTGTGTTGAAGAATAATCTTGCGAACAATCATTATCTGTTCCATACCCACAACTTATTTCAGTGGCGGTTACGTATCCCTGGGCTCCGTTATTGTTGCTTATCTTAACAATAATTTGCCCTTTCGGTGGCGGCGGACCGATTGTCACTTTATAATCTGAGGTGGCGCAGATACTAAAGGTTTTTTTGGTGCTAGGATTATAACCTCCTTCCGCGCAATTAAAACTTACCGCACCTATTACATCCGACCCCCAAGCGTAATTGCCAAAATCACCTGTTTTTAAATCAATCGTTACGCCATACCTATTATAAGAAGTAGTGGAATCGCCCAACCTAATCCATCCATCCCAGCCGTCGGAGCGCGGGGTCATACTGCTGCAATCGCCGGGTAAATTTTGATTTGGAGGGTTATTGAGCGTTCCAGCGCAGGCTCTCGCCCACCCCAGCAATCTTCCGCTTGCGTCCGTCCGCGCGTAGTCGCTGGAATTGCCGGAGGGATAATCTGACAATCCATCAAACTTTATCCAGCCGATGTTGTCGCTCCAAGCGTAACCGGTAAATCTGCCATTGGCTCTGTTACTATCATAGCCGGTGTAGTGAACGCCACCGTACGAATTTCCGGTGGTGGTATTGGAAGGATTAAATTGTATCCAGCCGATAGTATCCGACCAGGCATATCCGGTAACGGCGTCGGCTCTCGCCACCATCGGCAAAACGCCAAAAAACAACCCGAAAAACATCAGGCTTAAAAATATTTTAGAAAAAGAAAGTTTGGTTTTAAGAAGCGTAAGTTTTCCGTTTACCATTTGGATTAAATTATACAACCAACGGCAACTTAATAAAAATAGTAAGTGTGGATAAGTGAAAATATTTCATTTTCTACGTCCGGTTTATTACAATCATTAGGTTATTTTTTTGGTAAATATTTATCACTTAAAATATGAACTGGTGTTGCTTTTTTTATGATAACTTTAAAAATATTATTTTTGTTTTTTATTATACTAATATCTTTTTTAACGTTTATTTTTTTGCTTCTTATTTTTTTTAATCCGACATTAAAATAATTTCCTGATAAATAATCAAGCTCAAAAAATATAGTTTCATTTTTTGGCAAATAATAACCAAGCGGTGTATATTTTTCTTTACCAAAATCAAAATCCTTACTTCTTGAATGCAGCCTGCCCGCACAGACGAGAATTTTGACTTCTTTGTTTTGATTGTATTCCGCTAAAATATTTTCCGCCATTTTTTTATCTCTTTCGTTCCAACTCAAACCGCCGACGCTAAAACATACTAACTTTATATTCTTAGCGCGGAGCCATTTTATTAAATCCAGATGCTCTTTTGATATTCTACCGTCGGGAGACTCTGAAAATTTCCAGCTTAGCCAGTTTAGTTTTCCTTTCTTAAAAATATATCTGTTAATTTCCTCAGTCAGTTCACTTGGCCACTCCATTGCAAGTGTTATGGGAATATCGTTTTTATTATAAAAACTTAATATTTTTTTTATAAAAAAGATGTTTTCCTTAGCTCCGTGAATTTCCCCAACAACTATTAAACGGTTTTTTAATAACACATTTTTAACTTCGTCTGTAAACATGCTTTTAATTTTATGTTATTTTTTAAAAAAGTTAATGCCCAATCTTCTAAGAGACTGGGCATTTTTGTTTTGACATAAGCAAATCAGCCATCGCTGAAGATATCGGCA
This window encodes:
- a CDS encoding methyltransferase domain-containing protein; translated protein: MVRDFNKNIGWEIPGGYILDNENIEDAVHRVVLKETGLEIDETEPVAIVKNLFTCGGKSLLHIGIAFVALSRGKVSDCSKNIKNLFTKETSIKTAYQNDKIIIMANKRIAEKNAKVPSEEIDSVKKISFPLYIAHNYIIKPIGSMASNKIDRVIFNMITERPDSVLDVSCGDSSLLNKLRKTYNPKICMGNDISWKIIKMAKKENLGIIFTNHNILNLPYKKIFDLVIFKNTLHHLDWKNQTKAIDNLKKISKQLIIVDIDDPKNYSFLSKIWNFYYKHVLGDCGKYFLSFEKFKKIIDFKTTNEKRRLGVANTVKGRYFFISIEKQKPN